A window from Heteronotia binoei isolate CCM8104 ecotype False Entrance Well chromosome 15, APGP_CSIRO_Hbin_v1, whole genome shotgun sequence encodes these proteins:
- the HES7 gene encoding transcription factor HES-7: MVTTESAEPGGERKMLKPLVEKRRRDRINRSLEELRLLLLQRTHCQTLKNPKVEKAEILEIAVGYLREMNSAKPQGADLPEDRTLQACYMMGFRECLLGLAAFIQQAHPSVQSHLLDTLHLYLASKPETRSHDWSCGPLSPSSSLGETPPRTPEAFCSPVKQTDEPLRSPDPPCSSGGRLESQQRHTHQGATSPKRLPPPQAYWRPWP; encoded by the exons ATGCTGAAGCCCCTAGTGGAGAAACGGCGGCGGGACCGCATCAATAGGAGCTTGGAAGAActtcgtctcctcctccttcagagaACCCACTGCCAG ACGCTGAAGAACCCCAAAGTGGAGAAAGCAGAGATCCTGGAGATTGCTGTAGGATACCTGCGAGAGATGAATTCCGCTAAACCCCAGG GCGCTGACCTTCCGGAAGACAGGACCCTGCAGGCTTGCTACATGATGGGATTCCGGGAGTGCCTCCTGGGCTTGGCGGCTTTCATCCAGCAAGCCCACCCTTCGGTCCAGAGCCACCTGCTCGACACCTTGCACCTGTACCTCGCTTCCAAGCCGGAGACCCGCAGCCACGACTGGAGCTGCGGGCCTCTCTCCCCCAGCTCTTCCTTGGGGGAGACGCCTCCGAGGACCCCGGAGGCCTTTTGCTCCCCGGTGAAGCAGACCGACGAACCGTTGCGCAGCCCGGACCCGCCTTGTTCCAGCGGGGGACGACTCGAGAGTCAGCAGAGACACACCCACCAGGGCGCCACCTCCCCCAAACGGTTGCCCCCACCACAGGCGTACTGGAGACCTTGGCCCTAG